tttttttgtttttgttcaaAATAATGGACCAGTTCCTACAAATCTGCATTCCCTGATGAAGTCTTGTTCCCACTTCATTTGGAGGTTGGTGCTGCACTGCAGGATTGGAAAGTTTATTTAATAAGTTCCGTAAACACCTTCTGTAAAACATAGACCCAACTTAGTAAATTTTTGTAATTAAATGGTGCATCCCTGTAACATTATCAACAAATGTTTTTAATCAAATGAGAGCATTATTTTCTTGCTAAAGAGCACAGTAGAAATGAATTTATGCAAATCCAAACAGGATCctatgctgctgctcctccttaGTTCTTGAATATATCCAAGATCATCCTTACCTTGCCCAAAGATATTTATTGACCACAGCAATCATTACAGAACATCTAAATACTAATAACGTAGAATATATGCAAGTTTTAAAAGTCTATATGTAAGttttaaacatttttgcttGTGAGAGATGTTCTTCCTGTCTCATTTGGAAGATGGAATATCTATTTGCTCTGGAATTGGCTTGGCTCTAAGCGAGACATTACAGTGGCTGTTCAAAACCTCCAGATCCAGCATATCATGGAATTATTGTGGCTTTTATTCAGTGGAGAATCTTTAGTGTAGGAGGTACATATGAAATCAGTCTGCCTAAACCTTGGCTCCATAAACATTTTTATGCTACAGGCTTTTCTGCAATAATAATGATAACAACAACAACGTTACTGGTAACTGCCACCCACTGTATAGAGAGTGCTTTACTCAGAGTCCTGAATAAATCTGCAGCAATCTGATGCTTCACCATAGATACTGTAAAATGAAAGGTAGAGTATTGGCACTGAGAAAGGTAATTTCCAGTGCCACTGAGCTTCTAGCGAGAGCTGTGTTGAGGTCATGGCTGGCCCTCTCTACAGCATCAACCAGCAGCAAATAgttttggaaagagaaaaagaaacatgtAAGACTAGAGCTGTATTTTCTCTGGATTTCCAGCACTCATCTGCTTTGGGCTTCTATTGGACCAGAGATTGAGCAGGAAGCTTTGAGTTCAAAATCCACAGATGGACTTTTCCTCCATGAAACTTCTGTTGtatttttctgccttccccATGTTCTGAAGCAATGATAGCATGTGGAATacacatttcctttcttttgctttgcttttgtagTTTGGTGATTTCTCTGTATGCTTTTTATCCCTTCTTtgcccttttattttttgttaatttggGAGAAGATCTAAATGGTGCATTGGGAAGACTTAAGTGGTACTTCATCCTGATACCAGAACATTCTCCTCTGCTCctttaaatgtctttaaaagatCATTTTTTTGTGTAGTGTTAGGTTCCTGTGCAGTCACAGAACTTTAAAATGCTTCCCCAGCACCTTCCCACCCACTTGCTCTCCGTCTCTGTGAGGAAGGACTCATCCATTTACAATTTACAAGCTGAGAAAGGGGATGGTGTTAAATACTGTGCTGGCAGAAAGCACAGTCTACTTCTAACATATGTCTTTAAGATTTCTGTCAATTACTTTTCTTGCTTTAATGTTCTCCTCTGATTTGTACTGCATTGAACAGGAgtttaaaagaatttaaattcAGGTCAATCACCGATCAAATGTCTTGGTGCGAGTCTGTGACAAATGTACAGAGTATATGAACTACAGAGCCTGTACAGTGGTGCCCCACATCACCTTAATGTGTTCTAAAATTACCTGTGCTGTTCTACAAGGAATTGTATTCCAGGTATTGCCATTCCTTGCCAGTCAGTCGGTGTCATTCTTCTGGGCTTAAAAATGGCCATGGGGGAAAGGACAAGAGCTTCCCTAGGGTACTTAAGAGTTGTGTCCAGATAGAGGCTGTGTTATACCTGAATTGCCTTTCACAGCTGAAAGGAAATCTGACTTCAAACCAACACATCTGAAGGATGTGTACAAGTATAACCACCTGGTGGAATGAGTTGGATATATCAAAGATTAgtacatagctgaaagagaagTAAATTATAGTGCACATGAAATTGCTGTAGTTACTCTACTCTGGGGAGTCAGAGATTGGAGACAAGTGAGTGACGAGCTAATATCGCTCTATATAAAATATGAAACAAGAATAATGAAAACACTGAGATGTATGTTCTTACAGAGTTGGAAGAGTTTTATCAAAAACTACAATTAGTTGTCGAAAACATTCCTAAGCCAAGACTTTTTTGTATCATTTAGACTTCAAAGGAGTGTGTCATTCAGAATACACACTGCAGTGCAACTGGGAGGCAGCTTAGAAGATAATGGGAATAGCACTTTGAGATCCTGAGATGAAAGTTAAATGAGTTGCTAAAGATAATTTTCATCAAGGACTTCAGTATTATTTAATTGCTGTAATTTatgtcaaaataaaaagaacagatAAATGTAGCTATTTTGAAAAGATGCACAAGAATTGTTTTTTAACTATGTCCAAAGAATATAAGATAGGGACCAAATATGTAGTGTTcagaattttttgttttcccctggTAGTGATAAAACTAATTACAGAAGAAAGTGGAGAAAACTGTTTTGTATTGTccaaacaaatacattttagCTAAAAAGAATTCCATTAAAGTTTACTTGGGTAGAGATAGTGAAAAAGCAACACACAAGAAGCTGCCAAAAATGTTAATAGATTATATCTCACCTGGGAGAAATATACTGCTAAGACTGACAATGAATGAAAGACAGCTAAAAATCGCAGAATGAGGCAAtttctgctgcctctgagctTTGTGGAAGGTaaatggaagggaaaatgactTAAAATATCATGAACATGATGGGAAGAATGCAGTCACAGATTCAAGAGATTTTTGTTCATAGGTTGCTGAATCTTTTCTGCCCAAAGGTAGACTGTGCCTCTGACCATTCTGTGCTCAGTGGGGCTTTGGCAATTGGGAAATTGTAATTCATTACTGTTCATGGGGCATTTATTTTGCCTCTGAAGCTCCACAGCACTGTTCAGTTTAGTATTTAAATGAGGCATTAGTCTACCACAGCACCTGTAGGATGTTGTGCCTCCTCCTGTGTGCTGTGCTTCGATTGCAGCAGCTTCATTTCATGCTGACTCGAGTTATCTTGGAAGACATTTACGCTTCCTTTGTAGAAAAAATGCTGGATTAATTAAGAAAAACACTATTTCTAGGTTGATGGGCTCTGGACATAAAGGCTGCTGAATCTCTAACCACAAGCTAGTCCTGGGGCTGTGCAAACCAATAGATTTTTGCAGGAAGCTGGCACTTTGTGATAGGAACTAGAAGCTGGTAttatcttagaggtcttttccaaccttattTATTCTTACTCTGTGTATTGCAATTACATGTAAATCATATGATGACACTGAGGAGTATTTGGGGTTCTCTTACTGTGTTACATGGTGGGAGTGAACCATTCAGTCCAACACCACCATTAATTAGATTGCTTGCAGAAAGCTGTGCACAGAACCTGCATATTGGTGATTTTTACTGTAGAATTTTTGCTAAAGGTGATTTTTTCAGTAGAATTTTTACTAGAGATAACTCAAATACAGGCTTGTCCTAAGTCCAGAAGCAAGACTCTTTCATTTGTACTGATTACCTTctgatcccagctctgcctctgtAAGTGTAACTTCTGCTTGGCGAGGGAGAAGATGAAGTCATTGTACAGTTGCCAGTTCTTTGACTGACTGGCAAAAGACATCAGCCATCAGTACTCTGTTAGATATGGGACTCTTCTTCTGCTAATTCTCTAAAAAAGACATCTTCCTCTTGTCTCACTTTCCAAGCCCCTGTAACAGTTGGGTAAAGCCAACAAACATATGCATTTCTAATGTCCTTTAATTACAGAATTGCTCATTTTAAATTTCTAATGgcatagggggaaaaaaatgcatttagtaAACAATGTGGTACATTACATTTTGATTATGCATTGCTAGAACAAGGTAATGTCATAATTTATGTCTTGAGGCTACTAAAATGTTATAATCCTAAACAGTTAATGAAGAAAATCTGTCACAGTTGTGACACAGGCTGGTTGCCAGCAGTGCTAGGACAATAAATGCCAACAGTAGTGTGTCTCTTTAAGCAAACCAAGTTATAATGTGCTGCAGCACGTTAAACAACACAAGAACGACTCTAATGAGTcagaaaaaagcccaaataGCTCAGCGACCTATCTCTAACAGTGGCTACAAACTAACACTTAAAAAAGAATTCAGCATAACACATGCATTCAGTGGTATTTCCCTCAAATTTTTGCTCTCTTGCAACTTTCTGACCAGAGGAATGTCTTGTAATTAGTCATTAATTTCCTTCATTAACTTGTCCAGTCCCTCAGCTTCTCCTGTTCCTCTATCAAGAATTTAATTCATTTTAACATTATAATTTATCTCCACAGACTTTAATCTTTAAAGTTATTTTAACGTTTGATGCATTAAGATTGTTACAAACCATCCGTTCTTGTTTTCATGGGTATCCCAGATCCTTTTCTGTAGACCTGCTCCCTAGCTGTTAATTTCTATCACAACACATGCTGGCTTTGTAGGGCATTATTTGTCcaggttatttttaattctaatCCTTTTTGCATCAAAGTTTCCAGTTGTACCCAGTTTACCACCATATGCAGCTTTACAAAGCTCATTCTCTGACAGTTGATTAACAAACGTACTGGGCAGTGCTGGACTCACAGGTTCTCACTGAGCTCCTCACAGCACAACTCCTTGCTCCAACAGGGAATTGCTGGTAGTTCATCCATCAGCACTGCTTTGGAAACAGTTGTTCTCTACAATACTCCAATTTATATCAGGTTCCTTAATAGACACGAGAACGTTTTGTGAGATGGTGTAAAAATCTTACTTAAAACTTTGTCAGCTACTGCTAATATCCAAGGCCTGTTATCCTATTATAGCAACAAATGTGATTGCATTGACTTGATTAGTTCCTGATAAATCCATGGAGGCTATTACTTATCACCTTCTATTATTCTAGCTGCTTACAAATAGGATTAtagcattatgtattttaataGGCACAAAATATAAATGAAGGCTTTAATAAATTGAAGCatcattaattttgaaaatttaatATTAATACAGCTGTTTACCTAAGGGACTGATATGTGTCACAACTTCTGTCCTTTTACAATTCCTATGCAAGTTTTCTAAATACAGTGAACCTTGCTGAAGTCCTCAGggtccccttttcctcctctcattGCAAGCACTACAACAAATGATGGCAATACATCCAGTGGGGTGGAATGAGCAAgctgctcctggctgtgctgctgctaccAGCCCTGGACTGATGAGCACCTCAAGGCACTGTATtagcaggggctggggctggagatgGAAGTGTCTCCAAATCCACATTTCTCTTGATGACATTTCCTCGTTCACCAGAAGTTTATCAGTTTTGTCTGACTTCTCAGTTACTGCTGTTTTGCTAAATTTCTAGATAcgtagaaaataaaaaacttccCTCTAAAACACAAACACCTAAGGCAGAGAAATGTTAAACAGAGCTGCTGGTTGACATTTCTTAGTTATTGCCCTTGTTTCTCATGGCACGGTCCCCTCTAGAACCCACCAGACTCTGGCCGTCTCTGGGGATGCCGAGTGAGAGGCAGAACTGGGATTTAAGGGAATGCTGCACTATGGCTCCAAGTCTCCACCGTAACcacccacccagccctggctccttGGTGGTCATGAAGGGCTCCTCTGGGTGGGCTTTGTGGGATCCAAGTCAGACTTAGAATCTGTGTCTTTATGCAGGATTGGCCTTTAACTTCACCTGCCTGAACTAGGGGCCTTGGCTGAACCACATACACCTTACAACTTCCTGAGTTTGTTGTAAGAGGGGCAACACACCCTTTCTTGACTTGTCCCTTTGCTTCAGCTACAGGAGCTTTGTGTTGTCTGGACCCATTTGAAAACAAGAGGGAGAAAGCAATCTCATCTCTTCTTCTTTCATGAggcacaaataaaaatatactttAGAGTTAATATTTGCATGTACATAGGATGTGAGTTGTTCACCAAACAGGCTGGACACAATGGTTTTCAATTTTTACTGACTGCTACTTGCATATGTTGTGACAGACTCCCTGAAATGAATGACACCTCTATTGTAAAACTGGTGTCAGACAGAATTCTCCCTCAGTGTATCCACAGAGCAGCATTATGTCACACCACACTGTAGTCTCTGGTTAATACTGCTTAATTCTAGCAATCCAGTTTGAGttattttactattttattGGGAATAGGCTTGTATTATTTGTATATTGAAAATTCTGTTGTACTTTTCTGTAGTTTCCAAGGATTCTGTTTTGCAACTGAGGGAGCACATCAGTGCAGTGCAGGACAGAAGTATTTTCAGCCAGTGGTAAAGAGTGGGAAGGAAACACGAAGTACAGGACAAGTggtgtttttttgctttgttctaGAAACAGCAAACCTTgtttctcctcctgctctgcaccCAGTGAAgcaccagctctgtgctgtaTTGGCACGACCAGTGCTGGCTAAAAGATCTCTTTGTGGCTTTGTAGCTCAGTGTCTACCTTGAATCAGCAGCCCTTCAGGAGGGCTCTGTGTTCTGGGTCTGCTGTAGCATCTCCTCGACGGGACACACTAGAAATCTGTGCACAAAGAAATACACTTTATCGTAAGTCAGGAACTAAGTGCTCACTCCAAGTTTTTATTGAAATTGAACACAGTATTCAGCATAGTTCTGGTCGAGAATCTAGACAGCTAATTTCATCTGGTTTTTTACAGTATGCCTCAGTTAACCCTTCTGGTGTACATTCCCAGGAACATGGAGGTGAGCAGGCACCGTGTCTCTCAGCCAACCACCACCATGTCATCCCCAACAAACTGGTAATCTGGGACCTCGAGGTTTAAGGGAGCTGGGCCTTTCCTGATTCTGCCAGAGGCGTCATAGTGGGAGCCGTGGCAGGGGCAGTAGTACCCACCAAAATCCCCGGAGTTGGCGATGGGGACACAGCCCAGGTGAGTGCACACACCCACCAGGATCACCCACTCGGGCTTCTTCACTCTGTCTAAGTCGTGCTGTGGATCCCTCAGTTGAGACAGATCAACTTCAGCTTCCTGACTAATCTCTGCCTGGGTTCTGTGACGCACGAAAAGGGGCTTCCCTCTCCACTTGAAAGCCATGTTCTTGCCTTCTGGAATGTCAGACAGCTTGATCtcaatctttgacaaggccagcACATCAGCAGAGGCACTCAGGCTGGAAATAAACTGGGTGACAACATTCTTGGCAACATAGGCAGTTGCTACACCTGTCGCTGCAGTCATCAGGTAGGAGAACCCTTTCCTGGAATCACTGCTGCCTTGGGAAGATGCGTTGGCATCTTGCACATCCTGGCGGCGATAGGCAGAGAAGTCGGGGACCGCGACGTCGTTATGGACACAGCGAACGCTGGCAGGGGCTGAACGGAAAAGGACAGCAAATGACACCACTTCCAGGTAAAACACAGTGTAATACATTTCACATTATACTTTTTAAGTGGCATTTTTAGAATAATGGGGAAAAGTCATTCCAAAGGCTGGGTAGGATTCCGTTAATTAAGCATTTCGATTTTAAGTTGTATGAAAATGGCTTTCAGAGGAAATTTTTGGTAGATTAACAGGTGATCTATGAAACTGGTTTCCctattatttgaaaaataaatgaactgTTTTTTCAGTATATTTCAAGAAAAAACTCCTGCAGAATACCATGACTAGCTCAGAAAAGGCAGATCTGTATTGCATTCAAATGCTTCCCTGTAAAGAGCTGCTAAGAAGAAAAATGATATAGTGAAGTTTGCACATCTGCAGTGTAACACTTTTGTGCTGTCTTTTGTCTGAAGTAACTTCTACGCCTGTAATAATATTAAGTGTGTGGTTaagcctttttaaaattatcagGCATCCTCTTTCATTATTAAATTGTTGTCCAAGCTAAAAGccacagtaaataatttttaaacctGCAGTCCCCAGGCTTGCTTTTTAGAAGATTTAGGGATAAAGCTAATAACTATCCAGTTTCAAGTGGGATTCCCACATCAAACCTCTGTGCTCAAGTAACAGGATATGAAGGATAACTAAAAGGTCTCCCATGAGTTTCTCCAGCAAAAGAAAGCTGCTTCCCCCACTGAAAATCGATAAGCTAAAGAAAAGAACGTGGCAATGACAGAACATGTCGCTTGCCAAAGTGCAACCTGTTACTTGGAAGAGTATTATTTAGTCCTTATATTTTCTAGGAGTTGGCAGAAAATTAAGAGATGTCTCAAGTACTTATAAGTTTAATTCCCAGGGATTTAGATGCAATACAGTGGGGAAAATAGTTACGTTTATTTACATGTAACTCAGTACTGAGAAGGTATTTCCTATAGGATTTTAACTGCAAAgaaattaaactgaaaattaaaattctgagGTAGTACTCCATCCTAAGTTACTCCAGTATGAAGACTTAAAGCATTTAGGAACAAGTAATATGATTAATTTCTAAAAATTCGCTATACTCAGTGAAAAGCATGTTTGATGTTAATTGAAACACAGAGCATGGATAAGTGTCAGCTACATCAGTTACACATTTGTAGAATTTCCACCTGAACAAACCCTTTACAGCTGAGGGTCAGGTGAAGTACATAGCTCCAATTGCTACAGAGCATCTTCTGCACGGCACTGCCCTCCCAGAATTAAACGTGTGCATTCTGTACTGTTCTGAAGCAGAGTGTTCCGTCAGTGACAGCTGCAGAGCCGGGCACCAGTTCTCCAGGAACTGCAAATCAGTGTCAGGGAgagccacagcccctggggcagaggtcgGGTTCTAAAGAACACCTCGGGATCACTCCCTGGCTGATGCTTTCCCGACCTGGGGGTACCACAGGGTAAAACACACCGTGTGTTCTCACTGCACCCCTCTACTCTGGTGCCCACAATTAGAAACCTCCCCGAATGACAGAATTTAGCTGCATTTCTCAATGGTAAAATAACGATAACCTGAGATATCTTGCTCAACGGAGATACTCTAGAACCGCCTAGACGCaatcctgtgccctgggctgaCCCTGTTTGGGCAgagagatgacccactgtggtcctttccagcctgcccCATTCTGTGAGTCATCGAAAGGAAGCTGCCATGTAAGTGCCCTTGAACAAGCTCTGTAGTTGTAAGTGCGAGCGACTGCACCGGTGACAACTGAATCAAACATGTAAAAACCCCACACGGCCCAAGCCCCCGCAGCCCGCCCGCCCGCTCTCCTTCCCGGCTCTGCTCCCCCGCccgctgggccgggccgggccgggcggtgcccgggagggctggcagggccCGCGCTGTGCCCGCggctccccccgcccgccccgccgctcccccggCCCGCACCGTTCAGGCTGGCGCTGGCGACGAGCCCCCcgcgggcggcgcggccgctcagGGACTCCCGGCAGAGCACGGGCCGCTTCGGGTCCAGCGGCACCTTCTGTTCCCGGTGCGCGGCCGCCGGGGCCAGCGGGCGGAGCGGGCCGGGCACGGCGTGGGCCGCGGCGGACACGAAGGGCGCGAAGGGCCCGGCGCGGGCGGCCACGGACAGCATGGCGGCGTCCCCCCGGCGACCTTCCcggccggcgcgcgccccgACGCGTCACGGCGCCGCGGTCTCGCGCGGGGTGACGTCACGCGCCGGCGCGCGGGGGTGACGCAGCCGCGGAGGCGGGTGCCCTGAGGGGAGCGTGCTCAATAAAGGGCTTTGagagctgctttttctttttgtttttttttccttttctcccccaacccctccccttttttcccctattttttcccttcccttcccttcccttcccttcccttcccttcccttcccttcccttcccttcccttcccttcccttcccttcccttcccttcccttcccttcccttccttcccttctcttctctttctcctttctttcagcGTACCCTTGTTCTGTTTTGGCGCAGTTCCCCTTTGCGGTGTTTCTGTGTAACGCTTTGGAGGGGCTCTCCGTGTGTTGTAGGGCCGTCCCACACTGCACTGTGCTGATTGATCCCCGCTAGAGAgctgaggccaggctggaacaCTTCGGGGAAGGGTTTGTGAAGCGCTGTGGGGACCCGTGAGCGCTCCCGTGCCTCTGCTGCAGGACACCGATCCATTTAAACACACCCATGTGACCCCAAAACACCTTGAAGGaattagtgatttttttccttgctgttcTTAGGATGTGATTTTGAGCTGTGTAAAAACAATGCTTAGAAGTGTGTCACTTCTAGGATAATACATACCCTTTattatttcttccatttcttgtGCAGTGCATGATTTTTGcgccttttgtttcttttttctttcttccttagcTTAgtaatctaatttttttttttttgtcttaggTAGTCCTGGATTAGTTTCAAATTgggaaaagattaatttttttcagcttgTCTTAGGAAATTGGTTGAGGAATAGATTTTACTTCCAGTTTGAAAATGTAAAGCACGTTGACAACAACCGAATCCACTCCAGGGGCTGTTCTGGGGGCGGGGGTTAATTGTAAGGCTAAGGGGACAGTAGATATATCACATAGATGTATTACATAGATACAGCTCTTGGGGCTAAAGAAGAGAGCCCCCCTTCCACTAATGACTGGCACTAGTAAATAAATATCTGTAGATTTCTTTGGTGGTTTGTTATAgttcttttttagttttttagtttttttccttaaatttattttactttataatAGTAGTCTTATGCTTGACTTGTTACAGCTTCCAATGGTTAGATGTAGTTCTGTACAGATGGATACACTGGTGGATGCATACCTGTTTCAGTCAACCCTTTTACCAATTTAAGCTTCTGAAAATTTCCCAAAACGTAGGATAAACTTAACACAGAAATATATTTGAAGACATTTCAGCTGAACTATTCTCTAAAAATATAACAATTTCCCAGCTACCCAGCCCAGTCCATTCATGCAAGGCTGTGAAGCTTTAGTGGTTCATATTGGCTGTATGAAGAACTATTATTCTGAAATTCAGCTGTTGGTAATGATATTGCCactaaattattttatgattGTGCATTAAAATCCCCCCATCTCTGTAGAATGGTAGTTTAAGGACTGGCCTTATTAAGATTTATTCAAGAGGTtgactttttcattttcttttcagctgttGTTAACTGTACTGAAATATGGTAGTTCTAATTAAGTGGGATGGATTATTCCAGGGCCAGTACTATTGAtctataatttatttctttcccaGCACGTTTATGATATCTAAGCCTGAGTAGATAATGATTTACCCAACTCAGTTCACAGTACTGATGGTAACTAGTTACTGGTGATGCAGTAATTAAAGGACACCATAATTATACGCTGGAGCAAAGGTAATTTGCTGAAACGATGAGGGCTGTCACTCAGTATATGGGTGGAAATAACCAATATTCAGGTATGGAGGAGAGAAAACTGGGAAGGCCATTTTAACAGTACAAGTTTTATAATTACTATTTAGGAGGAAAAGAGCTACAGAAACATGATATTTTCTATTATCTAACAGATTACAAAATTACTGTCATAGGCTCATAGAATgtgctgaattggaagggacccatcaggatcattgagtccaactcctgaccctgagcaggacaccccaaaggtcacaccatgtacctgagaccattgtccaaatgcttcttgagctcaGACAAGGCTTGGAGCTGTGCCCATTGccttggggagcctgttccagtgcccagccacacTTTGGGTTGCCCACCTTTCCTGCTATacaatctaaatctcccctgatTCAGCTCCCAGCC
This region of Aphelocoma coerulescens isolate FSJ_1873_10779 chromosome 11, UR_Acoe_1.0, whole genome shotgun sequence genomic DNA includes:
- the UQCRFS1 gene encoding cytochrome b-c1 complex subunit Rieske, mitochondrial translates to MLSVAARAGPFAPFVSAAAHAVPGPLRPLAPAAAHREQKVPLDPKRPVLCRESLSGRAARGGLVASASLNAPASVRCVHNDVAVPDFSAYRRQDVQDANASSQGSSDSRKGFSYLMTAATGVATAYVAKNVVTQFISSLSASADVLALSKIEIKLSDIPEGKNMAFKWRGKPLFVRHRTQAEISQEAEVDLSQLRDPQHDLDRVKKPEWVILVGVCTHLGCVPIANSGDFGGYYCPCHGSHYDASGRIRKGPAPLNLEVPDYQFVGDDMVVVG